In a single window of the Raphanus sativus cultivar WK10039 chromosome 9, ASM80110v3, whole genome shotgun sequence genome:
- the LOC108825217 gene encoding putative F-box protein At5g62660 — MVKYLSLSSARRRNDFVAAPEISFDLMIEILSRLPVKSLMRFKCVSKLWSSLIRSRYFSNLYLKVASSPSRLMRPLGVYMSLNLSLTSDGHYNCDSMEFCRNTEKFELLSLRLSLSSSNSDESSLEQDLTFPGMGGYNMVSLRGLILYTVCRKACIYNPSTRQSLTLPAVKSNIFAQQERNKHVFYFFGHDHVHDQYKIVCNVVVISRDYKKIITNEFWVFVLEPRGFWKRIEYDDQPHLPTKQGLCINGVIYYLASNPTCHVYCFDVRSEEFRVIQAPHLEYQHCKSLGFIEHGGKPAIFDCTRIRETGVFELWILEVDGGTWWRKSLVLKLCQMHLVYDINRKKLIVHGTDQNNEVILALTRPCYILYYDLIKNDLRKVNIIRATRPYERQDVCFKVMDKCENIMQLET; from the coding sequence ATGGTTAAGTATCTGTCTCTGAGTTCGGCTAGAAGAAGAAACGACTTCGTGGCAGCGCCAGAGATTTCTTTTGATCTCATGATTGAAATCCTGAGTAGATTGCCTGTTAAATCGCTTATGAGGTTCAAGTGTGTCTCAAAGCTCTGGTCTTCTCTGATCCGTTCTCGATATTTTAGCAACCTTTATCTCAAGGTCGCATCATCTCCATCGCGACTGATGCGACCACTTGGTGTATACATGAGTTTGAATTTGAGTTTGACTTCGGATGGACACTACAATTGTGATTCGATGGAGTTTTGCCGCAACACTGAAAAGTTTGAACTGCTATCCTTAAGGTTATCTTTGTCGTCTAGTAATAGTGATGAATCATCGTTAGAACAAGATTTGACTTTCCCAGGGATGGGAGGATACAATATGGTATCTCTTCGCGGTTTGATTTTATACACTGTTTGCAGAAAAGCATGTATCTATAATCCCTCCACTAGACAAAGCTTAACCTTACCCGCAGTCAAATCCAACATTTTTGCTCAGCAAGAACGTAATAAGCATGTCTTCTACTTTTTCGGACATGATCATGTTCATGATCAATACAAAATAGTCTGCAATGTTGTGGTAATCTCGCGAGATTACAAGAAGATAATAACCAACGAGTTTTGGGTCTTTGTACTGGAACCCAGAGGTTTTTGGAAAAGAATCGAGTATGATGATCAACCTCACCTTCCAACAAAACAAGGACTCTGCATCAACGGAGTTATATATTATCTGGCTTCCAATCCTACATGTCATGTTTACTGTTTTGACGTTAGGTCCGAAGAGTTCCGTGTGATCCAAGCACCCCATTTAGAGTATCAGCATTGTAAGTCCTTGGGTTTCATAGAGCACGGTGGAAAACCAGCAATCTTTGATTGTACACGTATTAGAGAAACGGGTGTGTTCGAGTTGTGGATCTTGGAGGTGGATGGTGGAACATGGTGGAGGAAGTCTCTGGTTTTGAAGCTTTGTCAGATGCATTTAGTGTATGATATTAACCGTAAGAAGTTGATTGTGCATGGTACGGATCAGAACAATGAGGTTATCTTGGCGTTGACTCGTCCTTGTTATATTCTCTATTATGATCTGATAAAGAATGATTTGAGAAAGGTTAATATCATCAGAGCAACAAGGCCGTATGAGCGGCAAGACGTGTGTTTCAAGGTTATGGATAAATGTGAAAACATCATGCagttggaaacttga